The following nucleotide sequence is from Alphaproteobacteria bacterium.
TTGTAAAAATACAACCGGGATTTTACGATGCTCAAAAGCTAACACTGTATCACCCTTAGATGGTGATTTATGTTCCAAAGAGGTATCTAAATCTTTATTTGAAGCGACTGAAAACATAGTGATTTAATTTTAAAAATGTGATTAGAAATCAAATGATACCTATTAATATAGATATATCAAGACTTTAACTTAATTATTTAATATTATTTTTTTATTTAATTTTATTTAATAATTTGTTTTTTGTTTTGTTTTTAAAAATATTATTTTACATTATCAATTTATAGAGAACATATAAGGAACAAATAACCTCTCACAAATCTAAAAGAACCTCTCTATAAAATAAATAGGAGAGCATAATTATGCTCTCCTATTTATAAGTAAAATATATATATTTATAATTAATAAGAAGCTAAGACATTTTTTAAAGGTTGACTCAAAGGATTAGAAAATTTTCTTTGAATTAAAATCGCTTCTGGCGTGGCATTAGGACCATAAAAATCTGAATTAAGTGTATCACGTTTCATTAAACTTGATCCTTGTAAAGAGGCCCCACCAAAAAGACCAACTACTTTAGCAAAAGAATATATGTCGGCATCAAAATTACTTGTTAATCCTGTCCCCATGCCAACACCCATTGGTCCTGCCGCAACACTTACATCCCCACCAAATTTAAAATTATCATCTAATATAGTATTAAATGCTTTTTCTGTCATAATTGTTAAAACAACCTCAGATACTTGACCACCGACTTGGATACCTAGACTACCTGAAGCTATCGTATAAAAAGCAGGATCGCTCCAACCTTTTTGTGCATCTTTAGCAAGCATCACGCCAGTACCACCTTCTGCTCCTAATCCAAAACCACCTTTAACAAGAGATGGAAAAATCATAATAGCCTTGGCTTGTCGAACATAACCTGGGAGATTTGAAAAATCTGGACTAGCCATTAATTTTTGAAAAGTTACTTTTGCACGTTCAATTAATTCTTGCTGTTCCGAATAAGAGGCTGCCTGCACCTGAATACTTGCACCTGATATAGCTAAAAATAAAATAGCTAATAATCCCGATCTAAACTTAATCATATGTATAATTTCCCTTTTATTAA
It contains:
- a CDS encoding lipid-binding SYLF domain-containing protein, with product MIKFRSGLLAILFLAISGASIQVQAASYSEQQELIERAKVTFQKLMASPDFSNLPGYVRQAKAIMIFPSLVKGGFGLGAEGGTGVMLAKDAQKGWSDPAFYTIASGSLGIQVGGQVSEVVLTIMTEKAFNTILDDNFKFGGDVSVAAGPMGVGMGTGLTSNFDADIYSFAKVVGLFGGASLQGSSLMKRDTLNSDFYGPNATPEAILIQRKFSNPLSQPLKNVLASY